In Myxococcus stipitatus, the following are encoded in one genomic region:
- a CDS encoding minor capsid protein: protein MTRDLAGELAAVLEASGLGLSRPPAPGANLFTAPMPEVDGGVPDRAVALVVTGGAGPLPYLGLGRAAYLSPGCQARIRSAREDFQGGQALALAIFSVLNQTPDLRGVAVHAEESAPVYLGTDGADRHRWVLNVGLGYAHGHA, encoded by the coding sequence GTGACGCGAGACCTTGCCGGAGAGCTGGCGGCGGTGCTGGAGGCGTCGGGCCTTGGGCTGTCGCGTCCGCCTGCTCCTGGCGCCAATCTCTTCACGGCCCCAATGCCCGAGGTGGATGGCGGTGTGCCGGATAGGGCCGTTGCGTTGGTGGTGACGGGCGGTGCTGGGCCCTTGCCGTACCTGGGATTGGGACGGGCCGCGTACCTGTCGCCCGGGTGCCAAGCGCGTATCCGCTCGGCACGCGAGGACTTCCAGGGTGGGCAGGCTCTCGCGCTCGCCATCTTCTCGGTCCTCAACCAGACACCTGATTTGCGGGGCGTTGCCGTTCATGCAGAGGAGAGCGCCCCGGTGTATCTAGGGACAGACGGAGCGGACCGACACCGCTGGGTGTTGAACGTGGGCCTCGGCTACGCCCATGGGCATGCTTAA
- a CDS encoding phage tail tube protein: MTQPREAFFDKLYIRATNTAPTEVDALDGVTEAPVNRAKDTVDANYFGGDGYKRSKGTLKSFTIPLSGHVFQGSAPQKVLRDSFESDATVFFTIIEDETAPQGSQGYRYPVTVTSYEEGRSSTDVVTFSATLTGQGAPVAV, encoded by the coding sequence ATGACCCAACCCCGAGAGGCATTCTTCGACAAGCTCTACATCCGCGCCACCAACACCGCGCCCACCGAGGTTGATGCCCTGGACGGTGTCACGGAGGCGCCCGTCAATCGCGCCAAGGACACCGTCGACGCCAACTACTTTGGAGGGGACGGGTACAAGCGCAGCAAGGGCACCCTCAAGTCCTTCACCATCCCCCTGTCGGGACACGTCTTCCAGGGGAGCGCGCCCCAGAAGGTTCTCCGCGACTCCTTCGAGTCCGATGCCACGGTGTTCTTCACCATCATCGAGGACGAGACGGCGCCCCAGGGCAGCCAGGGCTACCGCTACCCCGTGACGGTGACGTCCTACGAGGAGGGGCGCAGCTCCACGGACGTCGTCACCTTCTCCGCCACCCTCACCGGCCAGGGCGCACCCGTCGCGGTGTAG
- a CDS encoding phage tail protein, whose product MSAPVMHRKPLGTRRALHKRVTLDGAEFDICRPTLGEKMDVLSASRAAGEMGDNRQPVDEAAGMMMIARIAACCLYFPGTATRVFTEVDVPAVKNEPWLEEVQGELASAFAGPTLETAKGNSETTPS is encoded by the coding sequence ATGTCCGCACCTGTCATGCACCGCAAGCCCCTTGGCACCCGCCGAGCCCTCCACAAGCGCGTCACCCTGGATGGCGCCGAGTTCGACATCTGCCGCCCCACGCTGGGCGAGAAGATGGATGTGTTGTCCGCCTCTCGCGCCGCCGGGGAGATGGGCGACAACCGCCAGCCCGTGGATGAGGCCGCGGGGATGATGATGATTGCGCGCATCGCCGCGTGCTGCCTGTACTTCCCGGGCACCGCGACGCGCGTCTTCACCGAGGTGGACGTGCCAGCGGTGAAGAACGAGCCCTGGCTGGAGGAAGTCCAGGGCGAGCTGGCCTCGGCCTTCGCGGGCCCGACGCTGGAGACGGCGAAGGGAAACTCCGAGACCACCCCGAGCTGA